In candidate division KSB1 bacterium, the genomic window GCGCCCTTGGATTCTAAGTCCTTGAGTGCCTCGTCTAAAGTAGAACCGGTTCCAAACGTAAAACGCTCGCCCAGAAACTTCTCCGCGCGGTTGCGCTCGTCCTCTTGGTCGTCAACGAAACAAATCGCTTTCATTCTTATCTCCCTCTGTGGTGATGGTGGTGACTCCTTTCTTCAGCTAAAAAAATGATGATCGACTCGCATAACCATTTATAGATGACTTATCCGTGTCGATATTGAATTTGTTTAAATCGTCAGTCATGAGACAGTTATTCATGTCTGAACTCATTTTGGGAGATCTTACTTACAAAAATGTAGAATTATCTGGAATTAGTCAAGAAAATTTCAACAAAGCTAAGTTATCACTTTCTTGTATGCTCCTCACCATCGCCGGGGTTTTCTTTCAAATATTTGACTAAAGCTTCTAATGGACTTAACTTAGAAAAGATACTTAATGGAACTTTTATTTCTTCAGAACCTTCGTATATACTGATCAAATCTTCTTTGGTTAAGTTGTATTCTTCTCTAAAATTTCTTATTAATGGCGATAAAATTTCATATATTTTTTTAGTGTTAGAACTATCAATATCTTTCCCTCTTTTTTTAGCAACACTATCTGCCATTCAGTTAATATAGTATTTTGTATATTAATATATAAATATTTCCCTTTTTAAACTTATAATGTAGTAATAATTTCATATAATGTAACCTAAAATACATCTTATGTAATATTAAGTAATGAATAAACTATACAACATAAACTTTGAGAAAAGGATCGAATAGAATGTAAAAAAAGTATATTTAGGCTCGGATGAGGATACGCCTCACAGAAAGTTTTAAATAGAAATATTATAGGGTTATAGTAAAAGAGAGTGGTCTTATGAATATTGAAGAAGAAATTATAAAAAATCA contains:
- a CDS encoding response regulator; protein product: MKAICFVDDQEDERNRAEKFLGERFTFGTGSTLDEALKDLESKGASKPDLFLMDMYFPEGAGVASSALVAWLGK